agaagaaagggtaaGGAAAGATCGAAATTAGGGTGATACCatgtaaggattgtaacaaatgtgttttattgatcttgaaagagtaaccagcatacaatatatagaatgtacataaccataattaaggaaagaatatatcaattatttaagacataatcaattatgcagaaactaaaaAAGGTAAACTATactcaaatatattatttcctatcagATAATTAGCAATCAACGTAGTTCAGTATTTGATTTcctacttattttttattttattttattcacttagctttaaaataataaaatatattacttctATTTACTTAGCTTCCAAAAcctttactataaaaaataaccacaaaatcttttttaaaaatctagagaatctaataatgattttctctaataataatatttcttttaatttttaaacccatcaagattatatctcttattctcttttaactaatttttaaaataacaacaactaaatcttccaaaagatttacataatattattttattaaatatccagattatttattttgcatacttttcctttctacaccctttcttaattaatttttacaccagttaaataaaagtaaaagacccTTTTGACCCTaggcaaaaaaatataaaaataaagaaataacataaaaattatgttctataacaaaattataaagtcAAGAACAGTAATctccaaacaaaaattcaaagtctcaaaattactttatttttaaaactcctaTTTTCCCGGATCTTACATTCCTCCTTCAACTGCTCCaagaaagatatattattttttatttgtatggaTGTTGGTGATTGATGTAATGGTAATAGTATTTGGTCTTGCAAGGAAGATGGAGACATGAAGAGGAAGCATTTAGGAGTAGCAGAAAGTGGGTAAGGGAGTGGGTAGTTTATGATCATAATATGAAATTGGAATTCCAGTTAATGTTTTTTAGATTAGTTTGGATTGGAAATTTGTACGAAAAAGAGGTAGGAAAAATGGAATTGTGAGTTTTGTTAAGCATGAAAATGGCATTTCAGTAGTCCTGTAATTCACCTTTTTTAGGTGACATTGCACGGAGATATATAAAGTGGATGACCACTAATTAATGCTTTAGAGAGGTTAGAATTAAACGGATTTCAACATTTGTTAACGGATGTTGATATCCGTTTCTCCTTTGGATTAAAGGGTAAAAATGAAATGGGAGAGATGGAGGGAGCATTGCGTAGGGGTAAAGGAAGTAATGCCCTTGAAAAACTGATATCTATTGACTTCCGTTTAAGAGTGGGACGGATATTCCTTACGTGACTAACAAAgagtgaaagtgaaagagattaaggtttaaaaaataaaaagtaaaatgggtaaagtaaaattaaaaaaggtaagattagaatttagaaaaaattgaagaggtgtaggaagaaaatGAACTGGGAAAGAGAATAACGCTCAACTACGAGACTTTTACTTCCTACATCCCTAATTTCTTCGTAGACCCATTTTCTTACAGCCCCACAAATATTCAAAATGaccattttatcttttgaaaaagtagctttcagaatatatatttctaaaccttttcaaaacaggcttttcaaaattttcgaaataatttttgaaatttcattttaaaattaattttttgaaacaaaatttccagAATTAGATTTtcgaaaaaatatattttgaaatatgaattttagaaaaaacttTTCAGAACACATATAATGTCTTCCCCACTAGGTCTTCCTACCCTTACATTAAATGTGTTCTGGAAAGAccgaaatttataaaatatgtttcaaaacgagtatttttttttttttcatactttctCTTGTTCCTCTACAATGTTCTCCTCTTCTTATTTCTATGCAACAACAACAGTGGTATGATATAGTAATAGAGAGTGTTTGagtatttttctattattgtgGGATGCATGGAGTGCAAGAAGCAATAACTAAACTCTAACTATCATATTTGGGTAATGAGTTGTTTGGGATAAAGGCTTGAAATACGTTGTTTATGTCTGATTCTACTCTAGTGATTGGGCAGTCAATGAAACTAtgaaagagttgttaaaaagagGAAGGAATAtcacttttctttatttgtttttggaaCTGAAACTCTTTTGCTGATCTGCTTGCTAAGATGGGAAATTGGTGTGGTGTTGCACCTGCCGCTTTTAGATTCAGATGCTATGGGAATGGtatatactatttttgtttttcatcttatttattGTACTGTGGTGAGATTCTCACTGGTTTAACGAGTTTTCGAGGATAAACTTATAAATAGGCATAGTAAAACAATTACATCTTTTAATTACGCGATTaagagtttattattttatatttatttttaagcgtaaatttttcaataattttttttgtcattttttatgaaatgcattatttttatttcaaagaggcgtaaaataaaaaaaaaatatgctttaCTTGCCATgtgtattaaaaattaaaaacgatAACATCTAATTAAAGCAATTTTCCCgactaaaagaaacaaagaaaaataaacaaaataagtgAAACTTAATTCGTGATGAGATTCACGAGTTgaacaaatagtaaaataagtagcaatattatacaaaattttaaaattaaaaacatttcactgaaaaataaattgaatattttgttatgaCATTACttctcttttaagaaaaataactaaagtCCTAATTCAATTAGGCCTtttatttagtctttaatttactcaaaaattattttatatataaagtaatagTCGTGTGACGTGAGATACtctttcttcaaaaattttatccgacttaagtaaatataaaataaaattaaaattcgtaATTTACATATTTAGTAAATTCTCAACTTTTGATGAAGGTACCTTTGCGAAACGACGTGTCGTCTTGTGCAGTATATACAGAGGTAGAGTTTTTTTCGATGGCAGAgataagagaagagaagagacaCTGCAGTTATATAGTGGAAAGAAACAGcgttgtgttgtgtgtttgtgtgtgcagcACGGTTAAGGGTAACTCGTCCCATCGAAGAGCTACTTGACCTTACCCACTGAACCATTCCCTACTCAGCAACACTCTTCACTTCACTCTTCGGGTTAGTTACTGTCTTTCTTGGTATTCCAACCTTTAACATAACACTGCACAAAACCCTCTTTTGTTTTTCCCTTTTGTGTTTCATGctattcttaattttgtttttttttttttttgtttttaatcccaATTGCCGTTGCAATCGCAATCTCCAAATCGCTGCCGCAATTGCAGAGCCTTCCGATGACTGACCCTGCCGAAGAGGCTGCTTACATCGAGAAGCTATATGAATACGGGGAGCAGCTCAACAATGCCAAGGATAAGTCTCAGGTTCGGAATTTGCTTTTCGATTCTTACTTTTCTcggtttagggttttggattCCGATGTTCGAGCTTACAATTAGGGTTTTGGATTGTTTTGTGGTGTTCGTAGAATGTGCAGGATTACCAAGGGATCATTGATGCGGCGAAGACGAGTGTGAAGGCGAAACAGCTCGCTGCGCAGCTCATTCCCAAGTTCTACAAGTTCTTTCCTGACCTTTCTGGCCCCGCTCTCGATGCCCATCTTGATTTGGTCGAGGCTGAAGAACTCGGGGTACGTATCTTTCTCCTTTCGTTATATATCATGGACTTTGTTATTCTACATCTGTGAGTGTGTGGTGGTGACTAAGAAATGGCGTCCTGttcaaaatggaagaaaatcaAGGGAGGTTTTGTCCCCACTGTCATTAATATCATGTTGCTATGCTACTTCTCTCCAAGTCTTAGCGATGGTTTTAAAACTAGACTAGCGGTTGAACTGCTAAGGCTTCCGAGTCATGATTGTGTTGGTTCAACGGGCTAATTTAATTAAGGTTAGTTGGAGCGAAGATAGTTAAAGGAGGATACGTCTAAAGGGAAACAACgatatttattagatttaaaccAAACATTGGTAATGGAGAAAAGAAGTCTTCTGCTTTACTGTCTCTTGGTGGTTCTGTTTTCTCTCTGGATTTCTACTAGTGAACTATGTAGGTGCTGAGTTTTCTTTCCACTGTTTGGTGTTTTTCTGTTGCTTCACAGGTTCGTGTACAAGCAATTAGAGGGCTGCCTCTTTTTTGTAAGGATACACCTGAAAATATAGGGAAGATGGTTGATATACTTGTGCAAATTCTTGGCTCTGGTAAGTTGGGCTCTTTATAGGTTTTGCGGTTGAGAACATAGCCATGATTGACTGTAGCATGTTTTCTCCTATTTCATTCTTGTAGAAGAATTTGTGGAGCGTGATGCTGTTCATAAGGCTCTGATGTCATTGCTGAGGCAGGATGTCAAAGGTACCGTTATATATGTTTACCTTGTTAGGAAACACATTTGCAGCCTTATAACTAGAAAATACCACTTCCCAGAGCAGCAAATATAGAGAGAATGGGACTTGATTGATTGGCATTTCGATGAGCTCCACTGAGTTCCAAACACACTCTTAATCGTTTAAATTTTGCTAAGGAACCTGAGTCCATAAATGCTAaagtaaaacaatttataattttgggtGTTGCATTAGTATGATGATTGACGTGTGCTTAATTGCTTGTTGTATTTTGTTATGTATCAGAAGTATGTTACCAATCTTCAGAATGATTGTAGACTGAATGAACTTCAATTCAAGAACTTTATATCTCAATCTCCTTGATCTTGTAACCGTATTTTAGATTAATGGTACATGCAGTTTgatctttattctttttgttgtaATCTGAATAACACTGATCAATATGATCCATATAAGCAGAAAAAGATGCATACAATTCTAACACCCGTCTTATCTATAGTACATATTCAGTGGGCATAAGACGTGCATTAAGAAATACTCTTTCTGAACATTTGGTTTACGCATGGCTGGTATCCTATTGATGTTAGCATGCCCTGTATAATTTGCTGAATTTGAAATTATggttaatttttcctttttaccgGCACATTGTTGGTATTAGGACTTTAGAAGTTTGTAATTGAAAGATTAATTGTGGAAGCCCAACAATTCTGTAGAACTGTTGTATTCCAAACTGATGTGCAGAGTTGGGCTAATTACTTTGAATGACGTACTTGCACAAACTTTTTGCCTGTGAGAGCTCAATCTTTTGACAGCTATAACATATATGCTTTCCTGATTGTTGAAATTTGACATTTATAATTAGTGCTGCCTTTCTGTTGTCTCcttataatttagttttcaatGCAGCTTCTTTGACGGCTTTGTTCAAGCACATTGGCAGTGTTGAAGAGCCAAGTACTGATGATGTTATCCGTGAGAAAGTTATAAACTTTGTCAGAGACAAGGTAAGCAGACAAATGTTTGATTAATGAGACCTTTTTTAGCATGGAAGGGAATACTGAACGCTAAATATGTCAATTATAGGTTTTCCCTATCAAAGCTGAATTGTTGAAGCCCCAGGAGGAAATGGAAAGACACATAACTGATCTCATAAAAAAGGTATTCATTGTTTTTATGATTTCAGTTGATGATCTATTAGTGTTTAGTTTGAGTAACTTAAGCAGTGTTGATATAAGTTGAGGGTAATTTAATTGCAGAGTTTAGAAGATGTCACTGGCATAGAATTTCGAATGTTTATGGATTTCCTGAAGAGTTTGAGCCTATTTGGTGAAAAGGCTCCAGCAGAACGGATGAAAGAGCTTATTGGAATCATTGAAGGGCAAGCCGACTTAGATGCACAATTCAATGTGATTATTACTCTTCCTTTTACCCAGTTGAATGCACAAATACAgtcattttatatgttaaaagaaTCTGTTATGTTTTAGTAAAATGATCTCTTGATTTTAGGCTTTACTGCTGGTAGAAGTTAAGGTAATGTATTTCGTTTTTAAGGTCTCATATAATggtttattaaaatggaaattttcAGGTTTCAGATGCAGATCATATTGACAGGTTGATATCATGCCTTCATATGGCACTTCCGTTTGTTGTGGTAAGGACTATTTATACTTCCTAATGGTCCTCATATTGTTTTGTTTAGTCTTTTATTCaggtattattttctttttcttgtagaGGGGTGCATCAAGCAGCAAATTTCTGAActacataaacaaatatataataccTGTTTTTGACCAGGTATTACTTCAGATAATTTAGTTTGGAAGAATAAGAAtgtattcatattatttattcaactcgattaatatttttccttttgctttgTTCAACTTGTTTAATAagaatgttttattatttttaataagaatgtTTAGTATTTCTGCCTTTTGCCTTAATACTTCATGCCATTGGTTGTAGCCATAAATTGATAGTTTATtctataactttttataaaaatgtactGATGTAACTGTTAAAATacgttatataattttgttgtcAAGGATGTCTTTTAGGTAGTTGAACATGCACTAGAATCGAATCTTATAGCCATGGCATAGTTTTATTTTGAATCATAttgtatgttaaaataaattgataatatcaaataatttttaagtatatgaaattttgtttacCTAATCTATTTAATGAAACTTTTTAAACAAGCAGCTAGTTTAATTCCTTTGAGAACGTTATTAAATCGAGACTTGTGAAATAAGTGGGTCCCTTTCCTATGTTTGTGGGTTTGGGATTAAGGATGGTCATctgaaaagttgaaaaaaagtgTCCTTAAAGAGCCTTGATACAGGTTAGATGTATTGAGATTGTGAACAAGATAGTGAGTGCCCTTTCTACTCTCTCTGTATTGGAAATTCTGAACGTATACACCATGGTTTCATACCTTACAAATATCTAAATTCTATTTTGTTGGACTAATGACAGTGCAGGTTTCTAGATTACAAAGAAAAATCTTAACTTGTCACCtgtgtaatattaatttgtttgacttgctcagataaaatataattaaggaaTCTTATCTTTGGTAGTCTTACTGGTTACCTTTCTAGATCTTGTATTAGCTaatgaatgattttgattaGGGAAATCTTTTTGGTATCATGTTAATAGTTTTCTTcaattgaagttttcttttgatttttaagaaacttatttgttcgAATTAATTTATTCCTTGTCAGCTTCCCGGAGAACGGAAAGTAGATTTACTCAGAAGCCTTGCAGAATTTTCCCCTTATACAACTCCACAAGATTCACGGCAAATGCTTCCTTCTATTGTTCAGTTGTTAAAGGTACACCTGTTGTTGAAAATTGTCCAAGTTAGCACTTTTAGTTTGTTGTATATAGAAGTATGTTTTCTGACATGccaatgttgttttctttttttagttttagtttatgCATTTATTTCCAAGCGCATTGTGGATTAACAGAAGTGTGCTGTTGATGTGGCtaacatgtttttttgttttaaatccaTTTTTTCTTGAGTAACTATTATTAAGACTTCAtctatcttttatattttttgttataaatttataatgttattcATATAATTTCAGCTCTGTTCAGTATATTTTGAGCAATATGTTGATTGATGCAAAGTCAAATTGAAAGTGTGATGTAGTTAGTGCTGTGTATGATCTTTggaaattaaatcaaattaaatgcaATCTGTCAAGGattaatatatcaaattctTGGTTTGTATTTTTTCAGAAGTATATGACTTGGAAGAAAACTGGAGAGGAGATGAACTTTACCTATGTTGAGTGCTTATTGTACACATTTCATCACCTAGCTCATAAGGTGGTTTACCTTGCCTTGTCCAAGCCAATGTTGTGAATAGTTAGTTATATATGTTGCTAAATTGAAGTTGGTGATGTAGGTTCCTAATGCAACAAATAGTTTATGCGGATACAAAATTGTTACCGGCCAGCCATCTGATAGGCTCGGGGAGGACTTTTCTGAGCATTATAATGATTTTACTGAAAGGTATCAGCTTTCTTTTGGTAAAATTATGTTGTCAACTATTCACATATTCTTTggttttataatttcaatataatttggTCAAGTCATATATATGCAAGTAGTACAAAAGAATTTATGACGGGGTTTCTGACAGGTACCCAGACTTTACAAAAGAACTCCAGGACAGATTCTTGGATGTTTATTAAGAAACCAATTTTGAAGGGCTTTCGAGAGGACCTATCTCTCCTAACTTTTCCCTATACAAAATACTCCAAAACTGCCTGCTCACCTCCTAATAAGACTATTTGTAATAGTCTGTTACAGTTATGTAATTACAACTGTACTAACTAccttcttttttccttattttgtaaACTG
This genomic stretch from Vigna radiata var. radiata cultivar VC1973A chromosome 7, Vradiata_ver6, whole genome shotgun sequence harbors:
- the LOC106768584 gene encoding apoptosis inhibitor 5-A isoform X1; the encoded protein is MTDPAEEAAYIEKLYEYGEQLNNAKDKSQNVQDYQGIIDAAKTSVKAKQLAAQLIPKFYKFFPDLSGPALDAHLDLVEAEELGVRVQAIRGLPLFCKDTPENIGKMVDILVQILGSEEFVERDAVHKALMSLLRQDVKASLTALFKHIGSVEEPSTDDVIREKVINFVRDKVFPIKAELLKPQEEMERHITDLIKKSLEDVTGIEFRMFMDFLKSLSLFGEKAPAERMKELIGIIEGQADLDAQFNVSDADHIDRLISCLHMALPFVVRGASSSKFLNYINKYIIPVFDQLPGERKVDLLRSLAEFSPYTTPQDSRQMLPSIVQLLKKYMTWKKTGEEMNFTYVECLLYTFHHLAHKVPNATNSLCGYKIVTGQPSDRLGEDFSEHYNDFTERLNNVEEFTRATIKKLTQGMDENNKSMAGAKTDEEKEKIKTKKQNATTGLRTCNNILTMTKPLRTKVPSFIGDKRINLSWKEATKTASSNAPAAGLNFRRAKRPANAANGSNNIASKKGRGGGGGLQSQLVNRALEGLSGGGRGGMRGRGRGWGGRGRGRGGYR
- the LOC106768584 gene encoding apoptosis inhibitor 5-A isoform X2, which encodes MTDPAEEAAYIEKLYEYGEQLNNAKDKSQNVQDYQGIIDAAKTSVKAKQLAAQLIPKFYKFFPDLSGPALDAHLDLVEAEELGVRVQAIRGLPLFCKDTPENIGKMVDILVQILGSEEFVERDAVHKALMSLLRQDVKASLTALFKHIGSVEEPSTDDVIREKVINFVRDKVFPIKAELLKPQEEMERHITDLIKKSLEDVTGIEFRMFMDFLKSLSLFGEKAPAERMKELIGIIEGQADLDAQFNVSDADHIDRLISCLHMALPFVVRGASSSKFLNYINKYIIPVFDQLPGERKVDLLRSLAEFSPYTTPQDSRQMLPSIVQLLKKYMTWKKTGEEMNFTYVECLLYTFHHLAHKVPNATNSLCGYKIVTGQPSDRLGEDFSEHYNDFTERLNNVEEFTRATIKKLTQGMDENNKSMAGAKTDEEKEKIKTKKQNATTGLRTCNNILTMTKPLRTKVPSFIGDKRINLSWKEATKTASSNAPAAGAKRPANAANGSNNIASKKGRGGGGGLQSQLVNRALEGLSGGGRGGMRGRGRGWGGRGRGRGGYR